Proteins from a single region of Methanoculleus taiwanensis:
- a CDS encoding anaerobic ribonucleoside-triphosphate reductase activating protein has product MREDGVKVNFGGFVPISTVDWRGRAVCTVFFRGCPADCYYCHNRPIRNGEDWRNLDEIVALIRDSRLLISGVVFSGGEATMQRKALVRLAEECRTLGLLVGLHTNGVYPKTLAELLDRHLVDMIALDIKTRFERYDELLGIPATEQVKQSLALCKEAYLRGDLGSFEVVVTLFPGWEDDVRHIAPHAEGLPLVLQQGVFGTASPLTRSDLASIAAPLRRQVRIRTREEGEVAFGSDPQDG; this is encoded by the coding sequence ATGAGGGAAGATGGTGTGAAGGTGAATTTCGGAGGCTTTGTCCCGATCAGCACCGTCGACTGGCGTGGAAGAGCCGTCTGCACGGTATTCTTCAGGGGGTGCCCCGCGGACTGCTACTACTGCCACAACCGCCCTATCCGGAACGGTGAGGACTGGCGGAATCTGGATGAGATCGTCGCACTGATCCGCGATTCCCGCCTCCTCATAAGCGGCGTGGTCTTCTCCGGCGGCGAGGCGACGATGCAGCGGAAGGCTCTCGTCCGTCTTGCCGAAGAGTGCCGAACGCTCGGGCTCCTCGTAGGGCTGCACACGAACGGCGTCTACCCGAAGACGCTCGCCGAGCTCCTCGACCGGCACCTCGTGGATATGATTGCGCTCGACATCAAGACCCGCTTCGAACGCTACGACGAGCTCCTTGGCATTCCCGCCACGGAGCAGGTGAAGCAGTCGCTCGCCCTCTGCAAGGAAGCCTATCTGCGAGGTGATCTCGGATCCTTTGAGGTTGTGGTGACCCTTTTCCCCGGATGGGAGGACGATGTCCGGCATATCGCCCCGCACGCGGAGGGGCTGCCCCTCGTGCTCCAGCAGGGCGTCTTCGGCACTGCATCTCCGCTGACCCGGAGCGATCTCGCATCGATCGCAGCCCCGCTCCGCCGGCAGGTGAGGATCCGCACCCGTGAAGAGGGGGAAGTGGCGTTTGGATCCGACCCGCAGGACGGGTGA
- a CDS encoding AAA family ATPase, translated as MRVIGVVGLPGSGKGEVSRIARENGIPVVVMGDAIRRRVTEAGMPPTDKNLGEMSRHLREEMGMDAIARLSIPAIESQTSSVVLVDGIRGDYEVETFKRRFPEFLLIGIRASFETRLARLARRGRSDDMPAAEDLRCRDERELGWGLGRALEQADTVIENDGTVEDLAVQVRELLRQAGDRP; from the coding sequence ATGAGGGTCATAGGTGTTGTAGGACTGCCGGGGAGCGGGAAAGGGGAGGTCTCCCGGATCGCCCGGGAGAATGGTATTCCCGTCGTGGTGATGGGTGACGCCATACGGAGGCGCGTTACGGAGGCGGGCATGCCTCCGACCGATAAAAACCTCGGCGAGATGTCACGGCATCTCCGCGAAGAGATGGGGATGGACGCTATCGCCCGGCTCAGCATACCGGCGATCGAGAGCCAGACCTCATCCGTCGTGCTGGTGGACGGTATCAGGGGAGACTACGAGGTCGAGACGTTCAAACGACGGTTCCCCGAGTTTCTGCTGATCGGCATCCGCGCATCCTTTGAGACACGTCTCGCCCGCCTCGCCCGGAGAGGCCGGTCGGACGATATGCCCGCCGCGGAGGATCTCCGCTGCCGGGACGAGCGGGAACTCGGGTGGGGACTCGGCCGGGCGCTCGAACAGGCCGACACCGTCATCGAGAACGACGGAACGGTGGAGGATCTCGCGGTGCAGGTACGCGAACTCCTCAGGCAGGCAGGGGATCGGCCATGA
- a CDS encoding sugar phosphate isomerase/epimerase family protein, with the protein MTLKPYFSSSSKVWEPRSWIYGIEEAGYAGWEIVADGRYRFDTPGMFQEIREELSSTNLAASVHAPYSDLNLASVNYPIWRESVRQICACIEHAAELTDRVTVHPGFVSPVGKLVPEKMWEMQKNALVEIGRYAADRGVLACLENMISIREFFCRYPEEILGMTEDIEGIGVTFDVGHANTNGVVGSFLPYLHRINHVHVHDNHGKQDEHLALGDGTVDWESVGRAIAADYSGIVVVEGRNLDEAKRSLAAFGKWFV; encoded by the coding sequence ATGACCTTAAAACCCTACTTCTCTTCGTCATCGAAGGTCTGGGAGCCCCGGAGCTGGATCTACGGGATCGAGGAGGCCGGGTATGCCGGCTGGGAGATCGTCGCGGACGGCAGGTACCGGTTCGATACTCCCGGGATGTTCCAGGAGATCCGGGAGGAACTCTCGAGCACCAACCTTGCCGCGTCGGTGCACGCACCCTACAGCGACCTGAACCTCGCCTCGGTGAACTACCCGATCTGGCGGGAGTCGGTCCGGCAGATCTGCGCCTGTATCGAGCATGCGGCGGAACTGACCGACCGGGTGACCGTTCACCCCGGTTTCGTCTCGCCCGTCGGAAAACTGGTGCCCGAGAAGATGTGGGAGATGCAGAAGAACGCCCTCGTCGAGATCGGGCGCTACGCCGCCGACCGGGGTGTCCTCGCGTGCCTTGAGAATATGATCAGCATCAGGGAGTTCTTCTGCCGGTACCCGGAGGAGATTCTCGGCATGACCGAAGATATAGAGGGTATCGGCGTCACCTTCGACGTGGGGCACGCGAACACGAACGGCGTCGTCGGATCGTTCCTCCCCTACCTGCACCGGATCAACCACGTCCACGTCCACGACAACCACGGCAAACAGGACGAACACCTGGCGCTCGGCGACGGGACGGTCGACTGGGAGAGCGTCGGGAGGGCCATCGCCGCCGACTACTCAGGGATAGTCGTCGTCGAGGGGCGGAACCTCGACGAAGCGAAACGGAGTCTTGCAGCATTCGGGAAGTGGTTCGTATAG